One genomic region from Kamptonema formosum PCC 6407 encodes:
- a CDS encoding DUF6896 domain-containing protein: protein MNYLTKNVDAVAIIQEFANLQDELISVFRQKYSNLTDWTYLLDCPRSGYFHAREEEWRFQQHGLGICFTGQESGKVVDVHTGLLDAPRAIDSWRLCQYFESIGIEKIHYLSQIFEVSEQDGSEALLKCLRQDDTKKVDYC, encoded by the coding sequence ATGAATTATCTAACTAAAAATGTAGATGCAGTGGCAATTATTCAAGAATTTGCCAATCTTCAAGACGAACTTATTTCGGTATTTCGACAGAAGTATAGCAATTTAACTGACTGGACGTATCTGCTTGATTGTCCCCGCTCTGGATACTTTCACGCGAGAGAAGAAGAGTGGAGATTTCAGCAGCATGGATTAGGGATATGCTTTACAGGACAGGAATCCGGCAAAGTTGTTGATGTTCACACGGGATTATTAGATGCTCCAAGAGCGATTGACTCGTGGCGTTTATGTCAATACTTTGAGTCAATAGGCATTGAAAAAATTCATTATCTTTCGCAGATATTTGAAGTTAGCGAGCAAGATGGTTCTGAAGCTTTACTTAAATGTCTGAGGCAAGATGATACTAAGAAGGTAGACTATTGTTAG
- a CDS encoding ParB N-terminal domain-containing protein yields the protein MIILDGHHRVVAAKRLKLESIPIKRQKVSPVQEQQLLQQVAEAAIEYPY from the coding sequence TTGATTATTTTGGATGGGCATCACCGAGTTGTTGCTGCTAAGCGACTAAAATTAGAGAGTATCCCGATTAAACGGCAAAAAGTTTCGCCAGTTCAAGAACAGCAGCTTTTGCAGCAAGTAGCAGAGGCAGCAATAGAGTACCCCTATTAG